The following coding sequences are from one Devosia yakushimensis window:
- a CDS encoding alpha-E domain-containing protein, whose product MMLGRTAQNLFWLSRYVERAENMARLLEVGYRMSLTSRREGGSSEHLMSMMQAAEVDEAFAAKHKTADVDTVAHFMMFDPDNSSSVYSCLQAARTNARSVRTAITTDMWESMNGAWLEYAQIKPRDVRGAKLLGLLQWVKQRSHEFRGALLGTILRDDGFAFLQAGNFVERADNTARILDMKYYVLLPRATLVGGDLDIQQWTLILRAASAHRSYRHVYHDRYKAQNITDFLILRPEMPRSLNFCARFVQQNLDLLADFYGRKQECQEAASQLLAMVEDTSMDKIFSHGLHEFLTEFIARNNRVTDTLSDSYNFY is encoded by the coding sequence ATGATGCTCGGACGGACGGCACAAAACCTGTTCTGGCTCTCGCGCTATGTGGAGCGGGCCGAGAATATGGCGCGGTTGCTGGAGGTGGGCTATCGCATGAGCCTCACCAGTCGGCGCGAGGGGGGATCGAGCGAGCATCTGATGTCGATGATGCAGGCGGCGGAGGTCGATGAGGCTTTTGCGGCAAAGCACAAGACGGCCGATGTCGATACGGTCGCCCATTTCATGATGTTTGACCCGGATAATTCGAGTTCGGTCTATTCGTGCCTGCAGGCGGCGCGGACCAATGCGCGCTCGGTCCGCACGGCGATCACCACCGATATGTGGGAGAGCATGAACGGGGCGTGGCTCGAATATGCCCAGATCAAACCGCGCGATGTGCGGGGAGCAAAGCTGCTGGGCCTGTTGCAATGGGTCAAGCAGCGCAGCCATGAATTTCGCGGGGCATTGTTGGGCACGATTTTGCGAGACGATGGCTTTGCGTTTTTGCAGGCCGGCAATTTCGTCGAGCGGGCGGACAATACCGCCCGCATCCTGGACATGAAATATTATGTGCTGCTGCCGCGGGCGACGCTGGTGGGCGGCGATCTCGATATCCAGCAATGGACGCTGATCCTGCGGGCGGCGTCAGCGCATCGCAGCTATCGCCATGTCTATCATGACCGCTACAAGGCGCAGAACATCACCGATTTCCTGATCCTGCGGCCGGAAATGCCACGGTCGCTGAACTTTTGTGCGCGCTTCGTGCAGCAGAATCTTGATCTGCTGGCGGATTTCTATGGGCGCAAGCAGGAATGCCAGGAGGCGGCGAGCCAATTGCTGGCCATGGTAGAGGATACCAGCATGGACAAGATTTTCAGCCATGGGCTGCATGAATTCCTCACCGAATTCATCGCCCGGAACAATCGGGTGACCGACACGCTGTCGGACAGCTATAATTTCTACTGA
- a CDS encoding transglutaminase family protein — protein MRIAIRHRLSVTPPAGTANAVLQLLLTPQGGPTQNVESWSVEMAGIGNAGRFIDAYGNVAHLVNQSRPEGELVVTVKGVIETTDRHGVLGRVGGEPVPALYRRVTPLTKAPVTLYGKFRNAKESRLDVLHALMARVGETLGTSETPAQMQADGGQSQSQGEAGKALPPASDYAHSFVGAARALDIPARYVTGYLMGAEDGVSAFHTWAEAFDEGLGWIGFDARLQMCPTDRHVRLAAGLDGLSTQPLRVVPAGDGARDIEVSVAAA, from the coding sequence ATGCGCATTGCCATTCGCCATCGATTGAGCGTCACGCCGCCGGCCGGCACGGCCAATGCCGTGCTGCAATTGCTGCTGACGCCGCAGGGCGGGCCAACACAGAATGTGGAGAGCTGGAGCGTGGAAATGGCGGGGATCGGCAATGCCGGCCGCTTTATCGACGCCTATGGCAATGTGGCCCATCTGGTGAACCAGAGCCGGCCCGAGGGCGAACTGGTGGTGACGGTCAAGGGCGTGATCGAGACCACTGACCGGCATGGCGTGCTGGGGCGGGTTGGGGGCGAGCCGGTGCCGGCGCTCTATCGGCGGGTGACGCCGCTGACCAAGGCGCCGGTGACGCTCTATGGCAAATTCCGCAATGCCAAGGAGAGCCGGCTCGATGTATTGCATGCGCTGATGGCGCGGGTGGGCGAAACGCTGGGCACGAGCGAAACGCCGGCACAGATGCAGGCCGATGGCGGGCAGAGCCAGAGCCAGGGCGAGGCGGGCAAGGCGCTGCCGCCGGCCAGCGATTACGCGCATAGCTTTGTCGGGGCGGCGCGGGCGCTCGATATTCCGGCGCGCTATGTGACGGGCTATCTGATGGGCGCGGAGGATGGTGTATCGGCGTTCCACACCTGGGCCGAAGCCTTTGACGAAGGATTGGGCTGGATCGGGTTCGATGCGAGGCTACAAATGTGCCCCACCGACCGGCATGTGCGGCTGGCGGCAGGGCTCGACGGGCTCTCGACGCAGCCGCTGCGCGTGGTGCCGGCAGGGGATGGGGCTCGGGACATCGAGGTGAGCGTGGCCGCGGCGTAA